A region from the Ptychodera flava strain L36383 chromosome 12, AS_Pfla_20210202, whole genome shotgun sequence genome encodes:
- the LOC139145696 gene encoding mitogen-activated protein kinase 7-like, with the protein MQEATLKNLQTLSRRSLDVSFDLVNTKYRPIENIGTGAYGVVCSAFNKKTGEKVAIKKIPNAFDVLVTAKRTYRELKILKHFKHDNVIAIKDILTPTEDLEKFRDVYVVLDLMESDLHQIIHSQQPLTDEHCRYFLYQILRGLKYIHSANVIHRDLKPSNLLVDENCDLKIGDFGMARGLSGKGNSEDSNKIFMTTYVATRWYRAPELLCYSDDYTQAVDIWSVGCIFAEMLNRQHLFRGKNFVHQMDLITDILGTPPDSVLSMITSDQVRKFFSKKYRNKLPLPWKLKFPRVHSDALDLLTKMLMFDPASRITTEEALKHPYLAEYHSSTPEPICRPAFDFSFERTEMTKDQIKNAISDLIKEFHKPKMQKSVPLEVFLKPASKSTKEVPKDNGGDMAPSLLRQWESLLQAGKEAVKHSESQGQVGSQIVPSLPPSESVGNKCDGNTESLFKIPEIMATKGPSPKAEITVQASLFPPKVHTDNIETNDVIMNSASLPDDRDPVTMTARDTRNLVAATSDVVMISATGEGPKDILEGKEESSAESEIGNKGSSVPSQPKTVSQNTKALIKAALLNSAMRNKMKENPGCSTQSDGKKEKVKQPVTAMSRQREREEKRRQKLQRSMERQKKLKEKNKTKESDNLMLTASDRQLLERWNKMRETTKPFVHPIRNHLRELEELKGDKKKSKLGKNVKVIGQGMGRDSNSEQLSVGQPLTTGFTPIELPVNQMQPLVNKPLATFNLNVAGLNGDGEDVSVSQAGVPNHQQVVVNNLPSTAELTDQLSTIQPVCNDQSTTILNQSLPVSLFTANQENKELCQGLGQVTQSLTVPRPAAQLSQSFSAASTSQPSAATLPLVSQDLPTTLLPPVQATNSSDVPAVESPYEYRTPRERDTPSPPTTNQTSPPTYSVAMATKQISSTTTVTCGMPGNLVKPLAQHPPMQTNNPTSVAQQPANQQTPADALLPTLDLYAKTHNSPPDLAMVTKQLSRNIMEDTLPPLLQLTPKGDGSGYGLGFDIDELLNQSLGIPETQLQSNVLKERQDSAPLSASLIADWLDVRHLDQADMMELQQELGITSPMTFGDLQDFSTNQ; encoded by the exons ATGCAAGAGGCAACTCTGAAAAATCTCCAGACTCTATCCAGGAGGTCCCTGGATGTCAGCTTTGACCTTGTCAATACAAAATACAGACCCATTGAGAATATTGGCACTGGGGCATATGGCGTGGTCTGTTCAGCCTTCAACAAGAAGACTGGAGAAAAAGTTGCAATCAAGAAAATTCCAAATGCCTTCGATGTGTTGGTGACAGCAAAACGCACATATCGGgaactgaaaattttgaaacattttaaacACGATAATGTCATCGCAATCAAGGATATCCTTACTCCGACAGAGGACTTGGAGAAATTCCGAGATGTGTATGTAGTGTTAGATCTCATGGAGAGTGACTTACATCAAATAATTCATTCACAACAACCACTCACAGATGAGCACTGCAGGTATTTCTTGTATCAGATACTCCGAGGACTGAAGTACATCCACTCGGCTAACGTAATTCATCGTGATCTGAAGCCGAGCAACTTGCTGGTGGATGAGAACTGTGATTTGAAAATCGGAGACTTCGGCATGGCCCGTGGACTCAGCGGGAAAGGAAACTCGGAGGACAgtaacaaaattttcatgacaacGTATGTGGCGACTCGCTGGTACCGTGCTCCAGAACTTCTCTGTTACTCTGACGACTACACTCAAGCTGTCGATATATGGTCAGTTGGATGCATCTTTGCTGAGATGCTCAACCGGCAGCATCTTTTCCGGGGAAAGAACTTTGTCCATCAGATGGATCTGATCACGGATATATTAGGCACACCCCCAGACTCTGTGCTTAGCATGATAACCAGCGACCAGGTCAGAAAGTTTTTCTCCAAAAAATATAGGAATAAATTGCCCCTGCCATGGAAACTGAAATTCCCCAGGGTGCATTCTGATGCCTTGGATCTCTTGACAAAGATGTTGATGTTTGACCCAGCATCAAGGATTACTACGGAGGAGGCCCTTAAACACCCGTACTTGGCAGAGTATCACTCGTCCACGCCAGAGCCCATCTGCAGACCAGCTTTTGACTTCAGCTTTGAAAGGACAGAAATGACCAAAGATCAAATCAAGAATGCCATCAGTGACCTTATCAAGGAATTCCACAAACCAAAGATGCAGAAAAGCGTACCACTTGAAGTTTTCTTAAAGCCAGCTTCAAAATCAACTAAGGAAGTGCCCAAGGATAATGGTGGTGACATGGCGCCCTCTCTGTTAAGGCAGTGGGAGAGTCTGCTACAGGCTGGCAAAGAAGCAGTGAAACATTCTGAAAGTCAGGGACAAGTCGGTTCTCAAATTGTACCATCTTTACCGCCTTCAGAGAGTGTTGGAAATAAGTGTGATGGGAATACAGAGTCACTTTTCAAAATCCCGGAAATCATGGCAACAAAAGGGCCATCACCGAAAGCAGAGATTACTGTTCAGGCTTCACTCTTTCCTCCTAAAGTACACACAGACAACATAGAAACAAATGATGTAATCATGAACAGTGCTTCTTTGCCCGATGATAGGGACCCCGTCACCATGACAGCAAGGGACACCAGGAATCTTGTTGCAGCTACTTCAGATGTGGTGATGATCAGCGCAACTGGAGAAGGCCCCAAGGATATCCTGGAAGGGAAGGAAGAGAGTTCTGCAGAGAGTGAAATTGGAAATAAAGGATCCAGTGTGCCCTCTCAACCAAAGACTGTATCTCAAAACACCAAGGCCCTCATCAAGGCAGCGCTGTTGAATTCAGCAAtgagaaacaaaatgaaagaaaatccaG GTTGTTCAACCCAGAGTGATGGCAAGAAAGAGAAAGTTAAGCAGCCAGTGACAGCCATGTccagacagagagaaagagaggaGAAACGACGGCAGAAACTCCAGCGATCCATGGAGCGGCAAAAGAAACTGAAGGAGAAGAACAAAACCAAAGAGTCGGATAATCTAATGCTTACAGCCAGCGACCGGCAGCTGCTGGAACGTTGGAACAAAATGAGAGAGACAACAAAGCCATTTGTGCATCCAATCAGAAATCATCTCAGGGAGTTAGAAGAGCTGAAAGGTGACAAGAAAAAGAGCAAGTTGGGGAAAAATGTGAAAGTAATTGGACAAGGTATGGGTAGGGACAGTAATTCTGAGCAGTTATCTGTAGGTCAGCCACTGACTACAGGGTTTACACCAATAGAGCTCCCAGTTAACCAGATGCAACCATTAGTCAACAAGCCTTTGGCAACTTTTAACTTGAATGTAGCTGGTCTGAACGGAGATGGTGAGGATGTTTCTGTATCACAAGCAGGTGTTCCCAACCATCAACAGGTAGTAGTGAATAATTTACCATCAACAGCAGAACTGACAGATCAGTTATCAACTATTCAGCCAGTGTGTAATGACCAGTCAACAACCATACTTAACCAGTCATTACCGGTGTCACTATTTACGGCAAACCAGGAGAACAAAGAGCTTTGTCAGGGACTGGGCCAAGTGACGCAATCTCTGACTGTTCCCAGGCCAGCAGCTCAGCTAAGTCAATCCTTCTCCGCAGCATCAACATCTCAGCCATCTGCTGCAACGTTACCACTGGTTTCTCAAGACCTACCCACAACCTTGCTACCTCCTGTGCAAGCTACAAATAGCAGTGATGTCCCAGCTGTTGAGAGTCCCTACGAGTACAGAACGCCAAGAGAAAGAGACACCCCTTCCCCACCAACAACCAACCAGACATCCCCTCCGACCTattctgttgccatggcaactaaACAAATTTCTAGTACCACAACTGTGACCTGTGGAATGCCTGGAAATTTAGTAAAGCCATTGGCACAACATCCGCCAATGCAGACCAACAACCCAACATCTGTTGCCCAGCAACCAGCAAATCAGCAAACACCGGCCGATGCGCTCCTCCCTACCCTTGACCTCTATGCCAAGACTCACAACTCTCCACCGGACcttgccatggtaaccaagCAGTTGTCTAGGAATATAATGGAAGACACACTACCACCACTGCTTCAACTGACCCCCAAGGGAGATGGCTCTGGTTATGGACTTGGTTTTGACATTGATGAACTCCTGAACCAATCGCTTGGCATTCCAGAGACTCAGCTCCAAAGTAATGTGTTAAAAGAAAG ACAAGATTCCGCTCCCCTCTCAGCGTCCCTGATAGCTGATTGGCTGGATGTGCGACACCTGGATCAGGCTGACATGATGGAACTGCAACAGGAATTGGGCATCACATCACCCATGACCTTTGGTGACCTCCAGGACTTTTCAACCAACCAATGA